The following proteins are encoded in a genomic region of Arachis ipaensis cultivar K30076 chromosome B02, Araip1.1, whole genome shotgun sequence:
- the LOC107625167 gene encoding THO complex subunit 7A: MLKGRKVSGRGEAVAATYAFGPAEDDVIIKHRLLTRTTTTRGEPPLKKLQKKFTAFVSEVEKDDADNYSDCDKLARAFLQELTTFEIPLLKSKAIVDANIREQENFNELKDETNRQILIAQNDIEDLKKLLEESKVERRHKEECEAIRKLVAQQPPRSETQKLITQLEKEIMALDMENTAGSRLLELRKKQFALLLHVVDELQNTVEEEQKNLVEEIRIATEELKNGMENGSGGSEAMTIDQ; the protein is encoded by the exons ATGCTGAAAGGGAGAAAGGTTTCAGGGAGGGGAGAGGCAGTTGCAGCCACATACGCCTTCGGTCCCGCCGAAGATGACGTCATCATCAAACACAGGCTTCTCACTCGCACAACAACAACGAGGGGTGAGCCTCCATTGAAGAAGCTTCAGAAGAAGTTCACCGCTTTCGTCTCCGAGGTTGAAAAGGACGACGCCGACAACTACAGTGACTGCGATAAGCTCGCGAGAGCGTTCTTGCAGGAGCTCACGACTTTTGAGATCCCGCTTCTGAAGAGCAAAGCCATTGTTGATGCAAATATCAGAGAGCAGGAGAATTTCAACGAGCTCAAGGACGAAACGAATCGACAGATCTTGATAGCGCAGAACGACATTGAAGATCTTAAGAAGCTTCTGGAAGAGAGTAAAGTTGAGAGAAGGCATAAAGAGGAGTGTGAGGCTATCAGGAAATTGGTTGCTCAGCAACCGCCAAGGTCAGAGACGCAGAAGCTCATTACGCAATTGGAGAAAGAAATCATGGCGTTGGACATGGAGAATACTGCTGGTTCCAGATTGTTGGAGCTTCGGAAGAAGCAATTTGCTCTTTTGTTGCATGTG GTGGATGAGTTGCAGAACACGGTAGAGGAAGAGCAGAAGAATCTGGTTGAGGAGATAAGAATAGCAACCGAGGAACTTAAGAATGGGATGGAGAATGGAAGTGGAGGCTCAGAAGCAATGACAATTGACCAGTAA